One window of the Granulicella arctica genome contains the following:
- a CDS encoding GH92 family glycosyl hydrolase, with amino-acid sequence MSLKLRAGRLSALVCCTLFAASGLMAQVEPIAAVDPMIGTSNGGNTYPGATVPFGMIQWSPDTSQNFYTYEDKSIRGFSVTHLSGVGCPVFGDMPMLPMSVRPGAQRDLKHPETVPLDHTHETAQPGYYAITLTDGTRVELTTSDRSGMARLTFPKGQHAGVLINGAGSASTDVHMAFLPPVGREHDGESLSFGEDGTLTGTGTAGGFCGSPTKYTLHVAFAFQKTPVVHALWRDGALQDAAGTVSGKQAAAWVDLGNEQTQVIKVGLSYVSEEKARANLQAELPGWDFDKTRQQAQARWVKALATIQIDGANATDRRIFYTGLYHELIGQTLFSDVDGEYMGFDEKVHHLHAGQKGQYTNISDWDIYRNTVQMQALLFPQEASDLAQSLTNDAEQLGSYPRWATANDGSYVMGGDSPPIILASVYAFGAKNFDAKTALSYAVKAATAPGLGQHGKTERDNLADYLRFGYIPASNLISVSETLELTNADFATAQLAKALGDKPSEKLLLKHAENWRNLLDPSTRWMRPRLADGSWLPGFDAEKSLPHRPDASVSTDQLGFEEGNTYQYTFMLPFDYAGLFTAIGDKAVVEKRLDRFFEKLVCWGEPCFNMANEPDFVTPYVYTFLGKPWKTAEVITRIENETFNTTPGGIPGNDDLGATSGVYLWNTLGMYPAIPGLGGVVLGTPRFISAMVHTGAGGTLTITRHGDGKYVQSVMLNGVNHPGSWVPVEDLLHHEAHLDFQMGETPGSPWATGVSDLPPSQSTAK; translated from the coding sequence ATGTCTCTGAAGTTGCGCGCAGGTCGTCTGTCCGCTCTGGTTTGCTGCACATTGTTTGCTGCATCGGGTCTGATGGCCCAGGTCGAACCGATTGCCGCTGTTGATCCGATGATCGGCACCTCGAATGGCGGCAATACCTATCCCGGTGCGACGGTTCCCTTCGGCATGATCCAGTGGAGCCCCGACACAAGCCAGAACTTCTACACCTACGAGGACAAGAGCATCCGCGGCTTCAGCGTCACCCACCTCAGCGGCGTAGGCTGCCCGGTGTTTGGCGACATGCCGATGCTGCCGATGAGTGTCCGTCCGGGAGCCCAACGCGATCTAAAACACCCTGAGACGGTGCCGCTTGATCACACCCACGAGACGGCGCAGCCCGGCTACTATGCGATTACGCTGACCGACGGTACGCGTGTCGAACTGACCACGTCTGACCGCAGCGGTATGGCGCGACTGACGTTTCCTAAGGGGCAGCATGCAGGCGTGCTCATCAACGGAGCAGGCAGCGCATCGACGGATGTGCACATGGCCTTTCTTCCTCCGGTTGGCAGGGAGCATGACGGAGAGAGCCTGTCGTTCGGTGAAGATGGCACTCTGACCGGAACCGGGACCGCAGGTGGGTTCTGCGGATCGCCGACCAAATACACGCTCCACGTGGCTTTCGCCTTCCAGAAGACGCCTGTTGTCCATGCGTTGTGGCGCGATGGAGCGTTGCAGGATGCAGCCGGAACGGTCTCCGGCAAGCAGGCTGCGGCATGGGTCGACTTGGGCAATGAGCAAACACAGGTGATTAAGGTTGGCCTCTCCTATGTCAGCGAGGAGAAAGCGCGCGCAAACCTGCAGGCAGAGCTGCCGGGATGGGACTTCGATAAGACCCGTCAGCAGGCACAGGCCCGATGGGTCAAAGCGCTAGCCACGATCCAGATCGACGGAGCAAACGCTACGGATCGTCGGATCTTCTACACGGGGCTGTATCACGAGCTGATCGGGCAGACGCTCTTCAGCGATGTCGACGGCGAGTACATGGGCTTCGATGAAAAAGTTCATCACCTGCATGCCGGACAGAAAGGCCAGTACACCAACATCTCGGACTGGGATATCTACCGGAACACGGTGCAGATGCAGGCTTTGCTGTTCCCGCAGGAGGCGAGCGATCTGGCTCAATCGTTAACAAACGACGCGGAACAGCTTGGGTCGTACCCTCGGTGGGCCACCGCGAACGATGGATCGTACGTCATGGGAGGTGACTCACCGCCAATCATCTTGGCCTCGGTTTACGCGTTTGGAGCAAAGAATTTTGACGCCAAAACAGCGCTCTCTTATGCAGTAAAGGCGGCGACTGCTCCGGGACTCGGGCAACATGGCAAGACGGAGCGGGACAATCTTGCGGACTATCTGAGGTTTGGCTACATTCCCGCCAGCAACTTAATCTCGGTCTCCGAGACCCTTGAATTGACTAACGCCGATTTTGCGACGGCGCAACTGGCGAAGGCGCTTGGGGACAAACCCTCAGAGAAGCTCCTCCTGAAGCACGCGGAAAACTGGCGCAACCTGCTCGACCCGTCGACGCGGTGGATGCGGCCTCGGCTTGCAGATGGAAGCTGGCTCCCGGGTTTCGATGCGGAGAAGTCCCTGCCACATCGGCCAGATGCCTCTGTATCGACTGATCAACTCGGATTCGAAGAAGGCAACACCTACCAGTACACGTTCATGCTGCCCTTTGACTACGCCGGGCTGTTCACGGCAATCGGCGACAAAGCAGTTGTCGAGAAGCGGCTTGATCGCTTCTTCGAGAAGCTCGTCTGCTGGGGCGAGCCCTGCTTCAACATGGCCAACGAGCCTGACTTTGTGACGCCCTACGTGTACACGTTCCTCGGCAAGCCATGGAAGACAGCAGAGGTGATTACGCGCATCGAGAACGAGACCTTCAACACGACGCCAGGCGGTATCCCCGGCAACGACGATCTGGGAGCGACGTCAGGCGTCTATCTCTGGAACACGCTCGGGATGTATCCCGCGATCCCAGGTCTCGGTGGGGTCGTGCTCGGGACTCCAAGATTTATCTCTGCGATGGTCCATACAGGCGCAGGCGGAACGCTGACGATCACCCGGCACGGTGATGGAAAATACGTGCAATCAGTAATGCTGAATGGAGTTAATCATCCGGGTTCTTGGGTCCCGGTTGAAGACCTGCTGCACCATGAGGCGCACCTCGACTTTCAGATGGGCGAGACGCCAGGCAGCCCGTGGGCTACTGGAGTCAGTGATCTACCACCATCACAATCGACGGCGAAATAG
- a CDS encoding septal ring lytic transglycosylase RlpA family protein — translation MSRLRTLSAVALSGLAWGVVGCHKQSRQVYAPPPPSLTPAERPPVTRTPPKSTTADVPAARPPEMKGRPDEVEVGLASWYGPPYHNRKGADGTVYDQNAMTAAHKTLPMGSMVRVTNLSNDQSVVVRITDRGPFVGGRIIDLSLAAAKAAGVYQAGVAKVRVEAYVPALRPGADPGGRWCVQIGAFLTADDAVSLKNDLLRRYTTAKVIEFSGPTGFWVRINPKFPDKGTADKIAAGIHVPDAEPYLIRTD, via the coding sequence GTGAGCAGGCTGCGCACGCTGTCTGCGGTTGCCCTTTCTGGGCTCGCGTGGGGAGTGGTCGGCTGCCACAAGCAGAGTAGGCAGGTGTATGCACCGCCTCCTCCATCGCTTACTCCAGCAGAACGACCTCCGGTTACGCGCACTCCACCAAAGAGCACGACTGCGGATGTACCGGCGGCGCGACCTCCTGAGATGAAAGGCAGGCCGGACGAGGTAGAGGTCGGGTTGGCGAGCTGGTACGGGCCGCCGTATCACAACCGCAAAGGCGCCGATGGGACTGTATACGACCAGAACGCCATGACGGCGGCACACAAGACGCTGCCCATGGGTTCGATGGTGCGGGTGACGAATCTGAGCAACGACCAATCAGTAGTGGTGAGGATCACCGACCGCGGACCTTTCGTGGGCGGGCGAATTATCGATCTATCGCTTGCTGCGGCAAAGGCTGCTGGCGTCTACCAGGCGGGTGTCGCGAAGGTGCGAGTCGAGGCGTACGTTCCTGCGCTACGCCCGGGCGCAGATCCGGGTGGCCGGTGGTGCGTGCAGATCGGCGCATTCCTGACAGCGGACGACGCTGTGTCTCTCAAGAATGACCTGCTGCGGCGTTATACGACGGCGAAGGTGATTGAGTTTTCTGGACCCACAGGATTCTGGGTCCGCATCAACCCGAAGTTCCCCGACAAAGGAACCGCGGACAAGATCGCAGCGGGCATTCACGTGCCTGATGCCGAGCCATATCTGATCCGCACGGACTAG
- a CDS encoding radical SAM protein, protein MAKKPAKIAEKAIVIAAKAGWAVFNKLNSFSPNASFTPKWSDKPLLKSYQKEKPPLGWPRTTDSLCPRCIPEIRQQIVDGKLPHEILLNEKVGEIKAQIIERDGQILMVKDCPIHGHFEDVMSIDTAFFKHLEEVFPGRDIKAHNDEKLHNHGTSTVTHGRGSVLTIDLTNRCNMMCDPCFMDANQVGFVHELTWDEIKTMLDNAVTIKPKRQMSVQFSGGEPTLSPYFLDAVAYARKVGYTSVQAATNGIEFAKSKEFSKAAAEAGLRYAYLQFDGVGNAANSHRKVGNAFDVKLQAIHNLHEAGVDIVPVTCIINGINNEQVGHIIEFALDNPKKINFLSFQPVSFTGRDEAVSDERRMAQRYTLSHLAHDVKNQTGLGEPIRDWFPISFMSTFSDWADLVHGPDHEWGQLSCGCHPNCGIGMALMIDKETKEAVPVTAFLNADRLAKDVARINDAARGKWLSIIGVSLALLRNYEPVNAPTHFKIKDLLAKFDKCFGATGRSYGKVTADRTMADINMRRADRWNFLFIAGMWFQDLFNYDFRRTEQCIIPYATQEGEISFCAYNTGVGWRNIIEKMHMTSTLTKWYEEHGRHEIFAGGKKVGLEKEATYDLVLNEAHVNAAANDTFDKSGIAKNSREEKIRARDAKIKQDAENAKMAKLYRKEVLGEQEQPGFISLGDIKPASAPAPRVEVVQNIEETVSGD, encoded by the coding sequence ATGGCTAAGAAACCGGCAAAGATAGCAGAGAAGGCGATCGTTATCGCGGCAAAGGCAGGCTGGGCGGTCTTCAACAAGCTGAACTCCTTCAGCCCGAACGCAAGCTTTACCCCCAAGTGGAGCGACAAGCCGCTTCTCAAGAGCTACCAGAAGGAAAAGCCGCCCCTTGGCTGGCCCCGCACGACCGATTCTCTCTGCCCGCGTTGTATCCCCGAGATCCGCCAGCAGATCGTAGACGGCAAGCTTCCCCATGAGATCCTGCTCAACGAGAAGGTCGGCGAGATCAAGGCTCAGATCATCGAGCGTGACGGTCAGATCCTGATGGTCAAGGATTGCCCGATCCACGGTCACTTTGAAGACGTTATGTCGATTGACACCGCCTTCTTCAAGCACCTTGAAGAGGTGTTCCCTGGTCGCGACATCAAGGCGCACAACGACGAGAAGCTCCACAATCACGGCACCTCGACTGTGACTCACGGCCGTGGCTCGGTCCTCACGATCGATCTGACGAACCGCTGCAACATGATGTGCGATCCCTGCTTCATGGACGCGAACCAGGTTGGCTTCGTGCACGAACTGACGTGGGACGAGATCAAGACCATGCTGGACAATGCGGTCACGATCAAGCCCAAGCGCCAGATGTCGGTTCAGTTCTCAGGTGGCGAGCCCACGCTCAGCCCCTACTTCCTTGATGCGGTCGCTTATGCGCGCAAGGTTGGTTACACCTCCGTACAGGCTGCGACCAACGGCATCGAGTTTGCCAAGTCGAAGGAGTTCTCGAAGGCTGCCGCTGAAGCCGGTCTTCGCTACGCTTACCTGCAGTTCGATGGCGTCGGCAATGCCGCCAACTCGCATCGCAAGGTTGGCAACGCATTTGATGTGAAGCTCCAGGCCATTCACAACCTGCATGAGGCCGGCGTCGACATCGTTCCCGTCACCTGCATCATCAACGGTATTAACAACGAGCAGGTTGGCCACATCATCGAGTTCGCGCTCGACAACCCGAAGAAGATCAACTTCCTCTCCTTCCAGCCCGTCAGCTTTACTGGCCGCGATGAAGCCGTCTCGGACGAGCGTCGTATGGCGCAGCGCTATACCCTGTCGCATCTCGCGCATGACGTCAAGAATCAGACCGGCCTCGGCGAGCCCATCCGCGACTGGTTCCCGATCTCCTTTATGTCTACCTTCTCTGACTGGGCCGACCTTGTACACGGACCGGATCACGAGTGGGGTCAACTCTCCTGCGGTTGCCACCCGAATTGCGGTATCGGCATGGCGCTGATGATCGACAAGGAAACGAAGGAAGCCGTTCCCGTAACTGCCTTCCTGAACGCTGATCGTCTGGCCAAGGACGTTGCTCGCATCAATGATGCGGCTCGCGGCAAGTGGCTCTCGATCATCGGCGTTTCGCTCGCCCTGCTCCGCAACTACGAGCCGGTCAATGCGCCTACCCACTTCAAAATCAAGGATCTGCTCGCGAAGTTCGACAAGTGCTTCGGCGCGACCGGACGCAGCTACGGCAAGGTCACCGCCGATCGCACGATGGCGGACATCAACATGCGCCGCGCCGATCGCTGGAACTTCCTCTTCATCGCCGGCATGTGGTTCCAGGATCTCTTCAACTACGACTTCCGCCGCACCGAGCAGTGCATCATCCCCTATGCCACACAAGAGGGGGAGATCAGCTTCTGCGCCTATAACACGGGCGTTGGCTGGCGCAACATCATCGAGAAGATGCACATGACCTCCACCCTTACCAAGTGGTACGAGGAGCATGGTCGTCACGAGATCTTCGCCGGTGGTAAAAAGGTTGGACTCGAGAAGGAAGCGACCTACGATCTCGTTCTCAACGAGGCACACGTCAACGCTGCTGCCAACGATACCTTCGACAAGTCCGGTATCGCCAAGAACTCCCGCGAAGAAAAGATCCGCGCACGCGATGCGAAGATCAAGCAGGATGCAGAGAACGCCAAGATGGCCAAGCTCTACCGCAAGGAAGTGCTCGGCGAGCAGGAGCAGCCTGGCTTCATCTCCCTTGGAGATATCAAGCCAGCCAGTGCACCGGCTCCGCGCGTCGAAGTGGTCCAAAACATCGAAGAGACCGTTTCAGGCGACTAA
- a CDS encoding YceH family protein, whose product MILGLVPLRVLGALIEKEITTPESYPLSLNALINACNQRSSRDPVLDLDEEQVRQALHTLEDLELATAARDARVPKYEHRARTVFNLRRDETAVLCLLLLRGPQTPGELRSRADRLFTFDDLAAVQSTLDRLGRRELSGADAVDNVTGPLSFLLPRQPGARESRYMHLLGGPPSAEVLAISTPTAQPSRLAELEASLGELRTQIASLETRVAKLESNGEKLGNDSLKN is encoded by the coding sequence ATGATCCTCGGCCTTGTTCCACTCCGCGTCCTCGGTGCTCTGATCGAAAAAGAGATCACCACGCCGGAGTCTTACCCACTATCGCTGAATGCCCTTATCAACGCCTGCAATCAGCGCTCGAGCCGTGATCCCGTTCTCGATCTCGACGAAGAGCAGGTCCGTCAGGCTCTGCACACCCTTGAAGATCTCGAGCTTGCGACCGCTGCTCGTGATGCCCGCGTTCCCAAGTACGAGCATCGCGCCCGTACCGTATTCAATCTTCGCCGTGACGAGACTGCCGTTCTCTGCCTGCTCCTGCTGCGTGGCCCACAGACACCGGGCGAGCTACGCAGCCGCGCCGATCGCCTCTTTACCTTCGACGACCTCGCTGCCGTCCAGTCCACGCTCGATCGCCTCGGCCGCCGCGAACTTTCAGGCGCCGACGCCGTCGACAATGTTACGGGGCCGCTCTCCTTCCTCCTCCCGCGTCAGCCCGGTGCACGCGAATCGCGTTACATGCACCTTCTCGGCGGCCCACCGAGCGCCGAGGTTCTTGCGATCAGTACGCCTACGGCTCAGCCGAGCCGTTTAGCCGAACTTGAAGCCAGTCTCGGCGAACTTCGCACCCAAATTGCCTCGCTGGAGACGCGCGTCGCCAAATTGGAATCAAATGGTGAGAAGTTAGGCAACGACTCGCTCAAAAACTGA
- a CDS encoding DUF882 domain-containing protein, translating into MADETSHTGTVIPGENLSGSGAWMRILQGRIIAAVAAAALAFATSGVAKAAELDETSFMTSSLLSSAHVYHLKLHHLHTGESIDVVYRVGNMYIPTAMDTLNHFLRDHRTDTVSEYDPREFDLLNNLMAKLGRPNGVIDIVCGYRTPWSNAFLRRAGAESGVAEHSQHMAAKAIDIRVPGVTTAKLRDTALSLDAGGVGYYPKSQFVHVDVGPVRTWSFGESHRRGRASLRTAKYSRHRHGRRGVIRQVGN; encoded by the coding sequence ATGGCCGATGAGACTTCTCATACGGGTACGGTCATTCCGGGTGAGAATCTTTCGGGCTCAGGAGCGTGGATGCGGATTTTACAAGGTCGAATCATCGCGGCAGTGGCAGCAGCAGCGCTTGCGTTCGCTACAAGCGGAGTAGCAAAGGCGGCTGAGCTCGACGAGACGTCCTTCATGACGTCATCGTTGCTTAGCTCGGCGCACGTCTATCACCTCAAGCTGCATCATCTGCACACCGGCGAGAGCATCGACGTCGTCTACCGGGTCGGGAATATGTACATCCCCACCGCAATGGACACGCTGAACCACTTTTTGCGCGATCACCGCACGGACACCGTCAGCGAGTATGATCCCCGCGAGTTCGACCTGTTGAACAATCTGATGGCCAAGCTGGGGCGCCCCAATGGCGTGATTGACATCGTTTGCGGCTACCGGACACCCTGGAGCAATGCCTTCCTGCGACGGGCAGGTGCAGAGAGCGGTGTGGCCGAGCACAGTCAACACATGGCTGCGAAGGCAATTGATATTCGTGTCCCCGGTGTGACTACGGCTAAGTTGCGGGACACCGCACTTTCGCTTGATGCGGGCGGCGTCGGCTACTATCCGAAGTCCCAGTTTGTGCACGTGGATGTTGGCCCGGTGCGGACCTGGTCCTTTGGCGAGTCGCATCGGCGAGGCCGTGCATCCCTACGGACGGCGAAGTACAGCCGTCATCGGCACGGCCGACGCGGTGTTATCCGGCAGGTTGGCAACTAG
- a CDS encoding metallopeptidase TldD-related protein, with amino-acid sequence MKLTKSKKTAHRDGWSCERLSSCLALAAMFVTFGLTNSAVAQQKQDPMLTAMQAELDREKSLLILPGMQRPYFMEYRLDEQTSYEAVANYGALTREETSHQRVVRVTVRIGSYQADSSSSRGDGSVQLAPEDNDPAALRYALWTATDEAYKNALRAYSTKQAALKRFQSAPTADDFAPAKPVTTIEPLVTLDLDRNEWKRRLVEASGLYAKEPSASHVQFSTANLRGIAVNRYLLNTEGTVVRHGYTGYNATISVGGQAPDGMQLARANGTTAALAKDLESGAAFHQRTLDDLKSFEELRNAPVVGAEDYHGPVLFSGDAAADTLSRLFIPNIEADRPDVGTTARTQGAYSSSLRTPVLSALLDVKDDPLLTTFAGQKLLGSYDVDDEGVPAQSIDIVQAGKLMNFVIGREPVKDFPDSNGHGRAGPGQPAHSRAAVTIFKSTQPVSAAQLNQQLVDLAKKQGRDVYAVETLGGELVPRLLYVVHADGKRELVRGATFDELDARSLRSGIVAVGSDAYVSNILGAIPQTTIAPSILFGDIEVKRATDEQQKLPYYEPPALNPKEGR; translated from the coding sequence ATGAAGCTTACGAAATCGAAAAAGACAGCCCACCGCGATGGTTGGAGCTGTGAACGGCTTTCCTCATGCCTGGCTCTCGCAGCGATGTTTGTGACGTTCGGTCTTACAAATAGTGCTGTAGCTCAGCAGAAGCAAGACCCTATGCTCACGGCCATGCAGGCTGAGCTGGATCGCGAGAAGTCGCTTCTGATTCTGCCGGGCATGCAGCGGCCCTACTTTATGGAGTACCGGCTCGACGAGCAGACGAGCTACGAGGCCGTCGCCAACTACGGCGCGCTTACCCGTGAGGAGACGAGCCATCAGCGCGTTGTGCGTGTGACCGTTCGGATTGGCAGCTACCAGGCGGATAGCAGCAGCAGCCGCGGTGACGGCTCGGTGCAGCTTGCGCCGGAGGATAACGATCCAGCGGCGCTTCGCTATGCCCTTTGGACTGCTACCGACGAGGCGTACAAGAACGCTCTGCGTGCCTATTCGACCAAGCAGGCTGCGCTCAAGCGCTTCCAGTCCGCGCCTACAGCGGATGACTTTGCTCCTGCGAAGCCTGTTACGACGATCGAGCCTCTCGTCACCCTCGACCTCGATCGCAATGAGTGGAAGCGCCGCCTTGTCGAGGCCAGTGGACTTTACGCCAAGGAACCCTCGGCGAGCCATGTCCAGTTCTCTACAGCGAACCTTCGCGGCATCGCGGTCAATCGTTACCTGCTGAATACCGAGGGCACGGTTGTTCGCCACGGATATACCGGCTACAACGCGACGATCAGCGTTGGCGGGCAGGCTCCCGATGGTATGCAGCTTGCGCGTGCTAACGGTACTACTGCAGCGCTTGCGAAGGATCTTGAGTCAGGCGCGGCGTTCCACCAGCGCACTCTTGATGACTTGAAGAGCTTTGAGGAGTTGCGGAATGCGCCGGTGGTTGGCGCGGAAGACTATCACGGGCCAGTCCTCTTTAGCGGCGATGCGGCGGCAGATACACTCAGCCGCCTTTTCATTCCAAACATCGAGGCTGATCGGCCTGATGTTGGCACTACGGCACGCACGCAGGGAGCCTATAGCTCCAGCTTGCGAACCCCTGTGCTCTCGGCGCTGCTGGATGTGAAGGATGATCCGCTCTTGACCACCTTTGCGGGGCAGAAGCTTCTAGGTTCGTATGATGTTGACGATGAGGGCGTGCCCGCGCAGTCGATCGACATCGTGCAGGCAGGCAAGCTGATGAACTTCGTTATTGGGCGGGAGCCGGTTAAGGACTTCCCGGATTCGAACGGTCATGGGCGCGCCGGGCCGGGGCAACCTGCACACTCGCGCGCTGCCGTGACTATCTTCAAGTCGACGCAGCCGGTCTCCGCTGCGCAACTGAACCAGCAGCTTGTCGACCTGGCCAAGAAGCAGGGTCGCGATGTGTATGCGGTGGAGACTCTCGGCGGGGAACTCGTACCGCGCTTGCTCTATGTCGTGCACGCGGATGGCAAGCGCGAGCTGGTGCGCGGTGCTACCTTTGACGAACTGGATGCCCGCAGCCTGCGGTCCGGCATCGTCGCCGTCGGCAGCGATGCTTATGTCTCGAATATCCTTGGAGCTATCCCGCAGACTACGATTGCGCCCAGCATCCTGTTCGGCGATATCGAGGTCAAGCGCGCGACCGACGAGCAGCAGAAGCTTCCGTACTATGAGCCACCCGCGCTCAATCCGAAAGAAGGACGCTAA
- a CDS encoding GNAT family N-acetyltransferase yields the protein MMLDKEYDLVIGTPSAKEYRQLRVAAGLSPRSADAAEAGLPNTIFGVVIHCRGRLVGMGRVVGDGGLSFQLVDIAVEPEHQRRGLGKTIVRSLVDYVRKSASTGAHVSLLADGDAKHLYEKFGFVPTAPASVGMAFVVE from the coding sequence ATGATGCTCGACAAAGAGTACGACCTCGTTATTGGCACACCCTCCGCGAAGGAGTACCGGCAACTCCGCGTCGCTGCGGGTCTCAGCCCCCGAAGTGCAGATGCCGCAGAAGCAGGTCTTCCCAACACGATCTTTGGCGTCGTGATTCACTGTCGTGGCCGTCTCGTCGGCATGGGTCGCGTTGTCGGCGATGGCGGTTTATCGTTCCAGTTGGTCGATATTGCCGTGGAGCCTGAGCATCAACGGCGCGGGCTGGGCAAGACGATCGTTCGCAGCCTGGTCGACTATGTGCGCAAATCCGCTTCGACCGGGGCGCATGTTAGCCTGCTGGCCGACGGCGACGCTAAGCATCTCTATGAAAAGTTCGGCTTCGTGCCGACGGCGCCCGCATCCGTCGGCATGGCGTTCGTAGTCGAGTAG